A region of Leifsonia xyli DNA encodes the following proteins:
- a CDS encoding polyphosphate kinase 2, with amino-acid sequence MADELPTSDLREYIEHLRSAGYTVEGGHTPDPDLIDPEGNPVYTWQEGYPYSERMSREDYELEKYQLQVELLKFQYWLEDNDRRAVILFEGRDAAGKGGTIKRFMEHLNPRTSRVVALSKPNSREKGQWYFQRYIEHLPTAGEIVMFDRSWYNRAGVERVMGFATDEEYEQFMAQAPAFEKMLVDSGIHLTKFWFSVSRTEQRTRFAMRQLDPVRRWKLSPMDIASLDKWDEYTAAKEEMFRRTDKRHAPWTIVRSNDKKRARVNAMRYFLSQFDYDGKDPSVAKRPDPLIVMRGKRLDADE; translated from the coding sequence ATGGCCGACGAGCTGCCCACCAGCGACCTGCGGGAGTACATCGAGCACCTGCGCTCGGCCGGGTACACGGTCGAGGGCGGCCACACGCCCGACCCCGACCTGATCGACCCGGAGGGCAACCCGGTCTACACGTGGCAGGAGGGGTACCCCTACTCTGAGCGGATGTCGCGCGAGGACTACGAGCTCGAGAAGTACCAGCTCCAGGTCGAGCTCCTGAAGTTCCAGTACTGGCTGGAGGACAACGACCGCCGCGCCGTCATCCTCTTCGAGGGGCGGGACGCGGCCGGCAAGGGCGGCACGATCAAGCGCTTCATGGAGCACCTCAACCCGCGCACCTCTCGCGTCGTCGCGCTTTCCAAGCCCAACAGCCGCGAGAAGGGGCAGTGGTACTTCCAGCGCTACATCGAGCACCTGCCGACGGCGGGCGAGATCGTGATGTTCGACCGGTCCTGGTACAACCGCGCGGGCGTCGAGCGGGTGATGGGATTCGCGACCGACGAGGAGTACGAGCAGTTCATGGCGCAGGCGCCGGCGTTCGAGAAGATGCTCGTCGACTCCGGCATCCACCTCACCAAGTTCTGGTTCTCGGTGTCGCGCACCGAGCAGCGCACCCGTTTCGCGATGCGCCAGCTCGACCCGGTGCGCCGCTGGAAGCTGTCGCCGATGGACATCGCCTCACTCGACAAGTGGGACGAGTACACCGCGGCGAAGGAGGAGATGTTCCGACGCACCGACAAGCGGCACGCGCCGTGGACGATCGTGCGCTCGAACGACAAGAAGCGCGCCCGCGTCAATGCGATGCGCTACTTCCTCAGCCAGTTCGACTACGACGGCAAGGATCCGTCGGTGGCGAAGCGGCCCGATCCGCTCATCGTCATGCGCGGCAAGCGCCTCGACGCCGACGAGTGA
- a CDS encoding GNAT family N-acetyltransferase — MNGIRIRAAADDEYAAIGALTHAAYTHDYDDLPANYREELQHPEALTREFEFFVAEDASTGELVGTVALLRPDFDMHGEIAPGELYFRLLATSPTARGRGVGIALTEFAIEQAHARGARAVVLNSGPDMLGAHALYRKLGFSRRGERERVIELPDGRRLELLTFVLDLAA; from the coding sequence ATGAACGGCATCCGGATCAGGGCAGCGGCCGACGACGAGTACGCGGCGATCGGCGCACTCACGCACGCCGCCTACACGCACGACTACGACGACCTCCCGGCGAACTACCGCGAGGAGCTGCAGCACCCCGAGGCGCTGACCCGCGAGTTCGAGTTCTTCGTCGCCGAGGACGCCTCCACCGGCGAACTGGTCGGCACCGTGGCGCTGCTGCGCCCGGATTTCGACATGCACGGCGAGATCGCACCGGGGGAGCTGTACTTCCGCCTCCTGGCCACGAGCCCGACGGCCCGCGGTCGTGGCGTCGGCATCGCGCTCACCGAGTTCGCCATCGAACAGGCGCACGCGCGCGGGGCTCGCGCGGTCGTCCTCAACAGCGGACCGGACATGCTCGGCGCGCACGCCCTCTACCGCAAGCTGGGCTTCAGCCGCCGCGGCGAACGCGAGCGCGTCATCGAGCTGCCGGACGGCCGGCGCCTCGAACTGCTCACCTTCGTGCTCGACCTGGCCGCGTAG